The genomic window GGAGGAGTTCGATAGCCAGGTGGGCCGCCCGAGGCGTTCGTTCGTGCATCCGCTGGAGAGGCCCAACCCGGCCGGAATCCAGTTCGTGGACGAGGCGCCGGAGCCCGGCGAGGTCGTCTTCCTGCCCGAGGATCGCGAGGCGGACAGGTCTTCCCGGGACGCGTGAGGCGACGATCCGGCGGCCCAGGGTTTCCCCTAAAGTCCGCGATCGGTGCGGCCGAGAGCCGCAATTGACGCCCCCCGCGATCGTACGTATCATCCCCGCCCGAGCCCGGCCCTGCGGGGGCTTGCGCGAGGATTCGCAGGAAAGTCGGACGAAACGGAGGTCGTCGCATGAGCACTGCCTTGGGATGGGTGGCCGTGTTGGCCGGTCTGGCCGGGGTACCCACGGTGAAGTCGGACGGCCCCGAGGTCGCGTACCAGTTCCGGACGATTGAGGTCCGCGGCCTCCAGTGGCGCGAGGGGCTCATCCCGGGCCTCAAGGCCGTCACCAGCCAGGGCGGCGTCACGGTCTGGACGGCCCCGAAGGACTTCGCGAAACGGCTCCCGGCCGGCTCGGTGAAGGAGCAGCCGTCGGCCCCGAAGATCCTCGCCCGCCCGCAGACCCCCGCCCACGTCACCAGCCGCAGGGGCCATTCCTATGCCACGCAGGTCTCGTGGCGAGGCGGAGGCGCCGAGCCCCGCAAGAACTCCGATACGATCCGCGAGGGCATGGCCGCGACCGTCTCGGGCCGCGTGCTCGACCAGGGCATCCTCGCCCAGCTCGTGATCGAGGATACCGAGGTCCGGGCCGTGCACACCGTGAGCTGCCCGTCGCCCGAGGCACCGAAGGCGGACAGGGACGCGAAGCTCGCCTCCTGCTGCCTCGAGGATGAGGCGCTGGATTGCTGCGCCGGCGACGGGTTCTCCGGCGGCTGCTGCGAATCCGGCGGCTCGAAGCTGGCCTGGGGAAGCTTGGATATCAAGGTGTCCCTGACCGCGAACGCGGCCGATAAGTGTCCGACGAAGGCGACGACCGCGTCACCCACCTGCGGCGAGGTCGCGAAGGCCGCGGTTGCCCGGGTCGAGATTCCCGAGGTGGGCCAGGCCCAGATCGCCGGCGAGTGGCTGATCCCGAAGGATGAGGTCCTCCTCGTCGCCTTCGGCCCACACACCGTGGCCGACAAGGACGGCAGGGCCGTGGTCCGCGAGCACATCGCGATGATCACGGCCGAGGAGGTCGCGAAGGATGAGGCGAAGGACGCCGAGCCGCTCGGCTTCCCCCCCCTGCCCTCGGCGCCTCGGGCTGCGCGTCCGGCCTCGGTCGTCGCCCCGGCCCCGGCCGTCGCGAATCCCGCCCTGCCGATGCCCGCGACGCCCAGCCGGACGCTCCCCCAGCGCGTGAACGCCGACGGCACCCCCGCCGCGCTGCCGAAGCTGCCCGAGGAGGACACGACGCCGGCCTCCGAGGGCTCGAGCGAGCCGCAGGCCAGCCCGCAGACGCGCAAGGCCCCGAAGCTCCCCCCCGTCAAGTCCACCGACGAACATGCCGCCAAGCCGATCAGTTCCATGTCCAGCAAGGAACAGTGGGCATGCGATATGCTCCTACTCCTTGACGACCTCGATGCGTTCAGCATCGACAGAGGCATCTACGCCGGCGCGCCTCGGAGCCCCCGCTAATCTCCTTCGTCGGTCCCCTACGCTCAGAGCGCCGCAGAGTACCCGCCGTCCACCGGGATGGCCACGCCCGTGACGTAGTCGCTGGCGCGGCTGGCGAGCCAGACGGCCGTCCCCGCCATGTCCTCCGGCCTGGCCCATCGCCCCGCGGCGATCCGGGCCAGGACCCGCTCGTGCAGGCCCGGGACCTCGACCCGGGCCTGCTGCGTCAGCTCGGTGTCGAACCAGCCCGGCAGGATCGCGTTCACCTGGATGTTGTCCGCGGCCCACGAGAGCGCCAGGCTCTTGGTGAGCTGGACGATCCCCCCCTTGCTCGACGCATACGGCGCGGCGAAGCTCGACCCGAAGATCGACGTCATCGACCCCGTGTTCACGATCTTGCCGCCCCCGGCCGCCTTCATGGCCGGGTAGACCGCCTTCGACATCAAGAAGGCGCTCGTCAGGTTCGTCTCCAGGACGCTGGTCCACTCCTCCGCCGTGATCTCCTGCGGAGGCCGTCGGACGTTGATCCCCGCGTTGTTGAAGAGGATGTCGATCCGGCCGAAACGACCGGAGACCTCCTCCACGACGCGGTCGACCTGGTCGGGGCGGCCGACGTCGGCGGAGACCGGCAGCGCGGTCCGGCCGAGGCTCGACGCGGCCGCACGGGACTTCTCGGCATTGCGGCCGACGATCGCCACGGACGCCCCGGCCTCGGTGAGCCCCTTCGCGATCCCGAGGCCGATGCCGCCATTGCCCCCGGTCACGATGGCCACCTTGCCGGTCAGGTCGAACGGGTTCAATGCGGTCTGCCTCCTCGGTGATCGTCCCGGCGCCCTCGCGAGGGCGGGTTCCACACGGTAAGCTAAACGAAGGCCGTGCCCCTGGCAAGGATTGCGCCTCCGTCGCCGACCCCCGGCGATCCCGTACTCCCGTCTCAGCCAGCCTCCCGAGAGCCCATCGATGAATGACCCGCGCTGGGAAAAGCTCGCGTCGATCCTGGTCCAACATTCGCTGAAGCTCGGGAAGGGCGAGACCCTGTTCATCGAGTGCTTCGACCTGGACGACACCTCGTTGCCGAGGCTCCTCGTCCGGAAGGCCCTGGAAACGGGCGCATCCGCCATCGTGGACGTGCGAGACAACTGCATCGTCCGGGAGCTGATCCGCCACGGGAACGCCGAGAGCCTCCGCCGCTGGGGCGAGATCGATCGGACTCGGATGGAGCGCGTCGATGCATACCTCGGGCTCCGGGGGGCCCGGAACATCAGCGAGCTGTCCGACGTCCCGTCGGATCGGATGAGCCTCTACAATCAGGAGTACCAGAAGCCGGTCCACTTCGATTACCGGATCAAGAAGACGCGCTGGTGCGTCATGCGGCTGCCGAGCCCGAGCATGGCCCAGCAGGCGGCCATGAGCACGGAGGCCTTCGAGGACTTCTACTTCGACGCCTGCACCCTCGACTACGCCTGGCTGTCGCGAGCCCTCCGGCCGCTGGTGGGACGCATGGACGCGGCCCGCGAGGTCCACATCCAGGGCCCGGAGACCGACCTGCGGTTCTCGATCGCCGGGATCCCGGTCATCCCCTGTGCGGGGGAGATGAACATCCCCGACGGCGAGGTCTTCACGGCCCCGGTGCGCGATTCCGTCGAGGGCCACGTCCGATTCAACGCCCCGACCATCTACCAGGGGACGGCGTTCGACGGCGTCCGCCTGGAGTTCTCCGGAGGACGGGTCGTCAGGGCGGACTGCACCGCCGGGGACGCGGAGAAGCTCCGCTCGATCCTCAACTGCGACGCGGGCGCCCCCTTCATCGGCGAGTTCTCGATCGGGTGCAACCCGAAGATCTTCCACCCGATGCGCGACATCCTCTTCGACGAGAAGATCGCCGGCAGCTTCCACTTCACCCCGGGCAACGCCTACGACGAGGCCGACAACGGCAATCGCTCCAAGATCCACTGGGACCTCGTCCAGATCCAACGCCCCGACTACGGCGGCGGGACCATCTCCTTCGACGGTCAGCCCATCCGAATCGACGGCCGGTTCGTGACCGACGACCTGAAGGGCCTGAATGCTGAGATGCCACAAAGAGTCTGAC from Aquisphaera giovannonii includes these protein-coding regions:
- a CDS encoding SDR family NAD(P)-dependent oxidoreductase yields the protein MNPFDLTGKVAIVTGGNGGIGLGIAKGLTEAGASVAIVGRNAEKSRAAASSLGRTALPVSADVGRPDQVDRVVEEVSGRFGRIDILFNNAGINVRRPPQEITAEEWTSVLETNLTSAFLMSKAVYPAMKAAGGGKIVNTGSMTSIFGSSFAAPYASSKGGIVQLTKSLALSWAADNIQVNAILPGWFDTELTQQARVEVPGLHERVLARIAAGRWARPEDMAGTAVWLASRASDYVTGVAIPVDGGYSAAL
- a CDS encoding aminopeptidase, producing the protein MNDPRWEKLASILVQHSLKLGKGETLFIECFDLDDTSLPRLLVRKALETGASAIVDVRDNCIVRELIRHGNAESLRRWGEIDRTRMERVDAYLGLRGARNISELSDVPSDRMSLYNQEYQKPVHFDYRIKKTRWCVMRLPSPSMAQQAAMSTEAFEDFYFDACTLDYAWLSRALRPLVGRMDAAREVHIQGPETDLRFSIAGIPVIPCAGEMNIPDGEVFTAPVRDSVEGHVRFNAPTIYQGTAFDGVRLEFSGGRVVRADCTAGDAEKLRSILNCDAGAPFIGEFSIGCNPKIFHPMRDILFDEKIAGSFHFTPGNAYDEADNGNRSKIHWDLVQIQRPDYGGGTISFDGQPIRIDGRFVTDDLKGLNAEMPQRV